The following coding sequences lie in one Sphingomonas sp. M1-B02 genomic window:
- a CDS encoding 3-keto-disaccharide hydrolase: MLLGLIPALAQAQTSEKAAIAGDPAAAPQQLALVDLPKATGPALELFNGRDLADWEAWLGYADPALTYKRPPIAPLGTSVDTNQAFSVVTEDGAPALRVEGKTWGSLVHKADLRDYRLSLEYKWGDQVWAPRLTEPQNNGLLFHSHGNPGVVWGTWMAAVEFEIMLGSTGMIVPVGDNIRARTFVAQDKTILYPHRRFRLGGRTIDVTNNGNPDWNVENAVDAEKPVGQWNRLDLYAVGDQAIFVVNGVPVMALTDLAELDSTGRRVPLTHGRIQLQSEGAETFFRAIKLEPIKAMPRLIQK; encoded by the coding sequence ATGTTGCTGGGATTGATCCCGGCATTGGCACAGGCGCAGACGTCCGAAAAAGCGGCGATCGCGGGCGATCCGGCGGCGGCCCCGCAGCAGCTCGCACTGGTCGATTTGCCCAAGGCGACGGGGCCGGCACTGGAGCTGTTCAACGGGCGCGACCTTGCCGACTGGGAAGCGTGGCTCGGCTATGCCGACCCGGCGCTGACCTATAAGCGGCCCCCCATCGCCCCGCTGGGCACGAGCGTCGACACGAACCAGGCTTTCAGCGTGGTGACCGAGGATGGCGCGCCTGCGCTGCGGGTCGAGGGCAAGACCTGGGGTAGCCTGGTCCACAAAGCGGACCTGCGCGACTATCGTCTGAGCCTCGAATATAAATGGGGCGACCAGGTCTGGGCGCCGCGGCTGACCGAGCCGCAGAATAACGGCCTGCTGTTCCACTCGCACGGCAATCCCGGCGTCGTGTGGGGCACCTGGATGGCGGCGGTGGAGTTCGAGATCATGCTGGGCTCGACCGGGATGATCGTGCCGGTGGGCGACAATATCCGCGCGCGGACCTTCGTCGCGCAGGACAAGACCATCCTCTATCCGCACCGGCGTTTCCGGCTGGGCGGGCGCACGATCGACGTGACCAACAACGGTAATCCGGACTGGAACGTGGAGAATGCAGTGGATGCGGAGAAGCCGGTCGGCCAGTGGAACCGGCTCGATCTCTATGCGGTGGGCGACCAGGCGATCTTCGTGGTCAATGGCGTGCCGGTGATGGCGCTGACCGATCTGGCCGAGCTGGACTCGACGGGCAGGCGCGTGCCGCTGACGCATGGCCGGATCCAGCTTCAGTCCGAAGGAGCCGAGACCTTTTTTCGCGCGATCAAATTGGAGCCGATCAAGGCGATGCCGCGGCTAATCCAGAAATAG
- a CDS encoding MFS transporter, with translation MDSIPRSPLSIPIFRAVWLASMASNFGGLIQSVGASWMMLSLSASPQMIALVQASTTLPIMLLSLWAGAIADNLDRRKVMLVAQSFMLLVSIGLAVGAWLGLLTPWTLLIFTFLIGCGTAFNAPAWQASVGDMVPRPVLPSAVALNSMGFNIARSVGPAIGGAIVAAAGAAAAFLTNAVSYLGLIVVLSRWRPDVPARVLPREGLWLAMGAGVRYVAMSPAIRVVLLRAAVFGLAASAVPALMPLIARDLVGGGPLTYGMLLGGFGIGAVGGALVSSRLRRFLTTEWIVRAATLALAIGAAGAAASRILPLTILSLGVAGAGWVLAISTFNVSVQMASPRWVVARALALFQMSAFGGMAAGAWIFGLLAEHHGPVLALGGAALVQALGTLLGLRWPLPPISDLNLDLLGRWHEPETAVPVDMRSGPIVITIEYRIDPANIPAFLTAMDERRRIRRRDGARHWALLRDLGDPLLWVERYQVATWLEFIRHNQRRTYADDANTAALRALRIEGEEIVVHRMIERQTGTMPGPHIPDTGVIEPMTDSTRSS, from the coding sequence ATGGATTCGATTCCCCGCTCCCCGCTCAGCATTCCCATATTCCGGGCGGTGTGGCTCGCAAGCATGGCGTCCAATTTCGGCGGGCTGATCCAGTCGGTCGGCGCATCGTGGATGATGCTCTCGCTCTCCGCCTCGCCCCAGATGATCGCTTTGGTCCAGGCGTCGACGACGCTGCCGATCATGCTGCTGTCGCTTTGGGCGGGCGCGATCGCGGACAATCTTGACCGGCGCAAGGTCATGCTGGTGGCACAGAGTTTCATGCTCCTCGTGTCGATCGGGCTCGCGGTCGGCGCCTGGCTCGGGTTGCTCACGCCCTGGACGCTGCTGATCTTCACCTTCCTGATCGGTTGCGGGACCGCATTCAACGCGCCCGCCTGGCAGGCGTCGGTCGGCGATATGGTGCCCCGCCCGGTGCTGCCCAGCGCGGTTGCACTCAACAGCATGGGTTTCAACATCGCCCGCAGCGTCGGCCCGGCGATCGGCGGCGCGATCGTCGCGGCGGCGGGGGCGGCGGCGGCCTTCCTCACCAATGCGGTGAGCTATCTCGGCTTGATCGTCGTGCTGTCACGGTGGCGGCCGGACGTGCCGGCGCGGGTGCTGCCGCGCGAGGGGCTGTGGCTCGCGATGGGGGCGGGGGTCCGCTACGTCGCGATGTCGCCCGCGATCCGGGTCGTGCTGCTGCGCGCCGCGGTGTTCGGGCTGGCGGCGAGCGCGGTGCCCGCGCTGATGCCGCTAATCGCGCGCGATCTCGTCGGCGGCGGGCCGCTGACCTATGGCATGCTGCTCGGCGGCTTCGGGATCGGCGCGGTGGGCGGCGCGCTGGTCAGCAGCCGGTTGCGGCGCTTCCTGACGACCGAGTGGATCGTCCGTGCCGCCACGCTTGCCCTCGCCATCGGCGCGGCGGGCGCCGCGGCGAGCCGGATCCTGCCGCTGACGATCCTGTCGCTCGGGGTCGCGGGGGCCGGCTGGGTGCTTGCCATCTCCACCTTCAACGTCAGCGTGCAGATGGCCTCGCCGCGCTGGGTGGTGGCGCGCGCGCTGGCGCTGTTCCAGATGTCGGCGTTCGGCGGGATGGCGGCTGGGGCGTGGATCTTCGGGCTGCTGGCCGAGCATCACGGGCCGGTGCTGGCGCTGGGCGGCGCGGCATTGGTCCAGGCATTGGGGACCTTGTTGGGGCTGCGCTGGCCGCTTCCCCCGATCAGCGATCTCAACCTAGACCTGCTCGGCCGATGGCACGAACCGGAGACCGCGGTGCCGGTCGACATGCGCAGCGGGCCGATCGTGATCACGATCGAATATCGCATCGACCCTGCGAACATTCCGGCATTCCTGACGGCGATGGACGAGCGGAGGCGCATCCGCCGCCGCGATGGCGCCCGCCACTGGGCGCTGCTGCGCGACCTGGGTGATCCCTTATTGTGGGTCGAGCGGTACCAGGTGGCGACCTGGCTCGAATTCATTCGCCATAACCAGCGGCGCACCTATGCCGACGACGCCAATACGGCGGCGCTGAGGGCGCTGCGGATCGAAGGCGAGGAGATCGTCGTCCACCGGATGATCGAGCGGCAGACCGGCACGATGCCCGGGCCGCACATCCCCGATACGGGGGTAATCGAGCCGATGACGGATTCGACGCGATCGAGCTAG
- the otsB gene encoding trehalose-phosphatase → MPIAPPLAPPPPLRAATHSLLLDFDGTLVELADRPESVVVEPALSNLLRRLAGTFQGRIALVSGRSAAQLEGFLGETLADIAMVGSHGAEVQTGSGHTAPIRPPALIEAEHAVRAMFAGWEGVVVEIKTLGVAVHYRLAPAAEPEARALIQRLARDDGLAVQEGKMMIELRTAGHDKGSGITALMAHAPFTGSVPVFAGDDVTDEAGFVAVEALGGLGVLVGPERETAAGYRLDDVAAVHAWLEQAA, encoded by the coding sequence ATGCCCATCGCCCCCCCGCTCGCCCCGCCCCCGCCGCTCCGCGCCGCCACCCACAGCCTCCTGCTCGATTTCGACGGCACCCTCGTCGAGCTCGCCGATCGCCCCGAATCCGTCGTCGTCGAGCCCGCGCTTTCGAACCTGCTTCGCCGACTGGCGGGAACCTTTCAGGGCCGGATCGCCTTGGTAAGCGGGCGATCGGCGGCGCAGCTCGAGGGGTTTCTCGGCGAAACGCTCGCCGACATCGCCATGGTCGGCAGCCACGGCGCCGAAGTGCAGACGGGTTCCGGACACACGGCGCCGATCCGACCGCCGGCATTGATCGAGGCGGAACATGCCGTCCGGGCGATGTTCGCCGGGTGGGAGGGGGTCGTCGTGGAGATCAAGACATTGGGGGTTGCGGTGCATTACCGCCTCGCCCCCGCCGCCGAGCCCGAGGCCCGCGCGCTGATCCAGCGCCTCGCCCGGGATGACGGTCTGGCGGTGCAGGAAGGAAAGATGATGATCGAATTGCGAACTGCCGGCCATGACAAGGGCAGCGGCATCACCGCGCTGATGGCGCACGCCCCCTTCACCGGCAGCGTGCCGGTCTTCGCCGGCGACGACGTGACCGACGAGGCGGGCTTCGTCGCCGTCGAAGCGCTCGGCGGACTCGGCGTGCTCGTCGGCCCCGAGCGCGAGACCGCGGCCGGCTATCGGCTCGACGACGTCGCGGCGGTCCACGCCTGGCTGGAACAGGCCGCATGA
- a CDS encoding DEAD/DEAH box helicase, with protein sequence MQFKHLGLSEIVLSALASKGYTEATPIQAQAIPSLLEGRDLLGIAQTGTGKTAAFMLPSIDRLMASEKRAQPRGCRMLVLAPTRELASQIAESARDYSKGTNLRVMTCFGGTSVHKNKVDLARGVDILVATPGRLVDLIEQHYAILLGIEILVLDEADQMMDLGFIHALKRIVRELPAKRQTLFFSATMPKTIRDLATQFIKDPVEVKVTPEATTAERVEQQVTFVTQAEKQSLLTLALRDPKIDRALIFTRTKHGADRVVKLLSGNGVASNAIHGNKSQPQRERALGEFKSGKVKVLIATDIAARGIDVSGVSHVFNFELPNVPDQYVHRIGRTARAGATGIAISYCAEDERPYLRDIEKLTRQKLTVVPLPADFVNESSKIKSTRSPMPVSRDESNGRNGRAMQHSGRSSSAPRGNAQPRREGNSFGDRRPPQAGEQRRSDGPRSDAPRGDAPRNYARPKSKFTARPARPAGTGGGRPR encoded by the coding sequence ATGCAATTCAAACATCTCGGTCTCTCGGAGATCGTGCTCTCGGCGCTCGCGTCCAAGGGCTATACCGAAGCCACGCCGATCCAGGCACAGGCCATTCCCTCGCTGCTCGAAGGGCGCGATCTGCTCGGCATCGCCCAGACCGGCACCGGCAAGACCGCCGCTTTCATGCTGCCCTCGATCGATCGCCTGATGGCATCGGAGAAGCGCGCCCAGCCGCGCGGCTGCCGCATGCTCGTTCTCGCCCCTACCCGCGAACTCGCCAGCCAGATCGCCGAAAGCGCCCGCGATTATTCGAAGGGCACCAACCTTCGCGTGATGACCTGCTTCGGCGGCACGTCGGTGCACAAGAACAAGGTCGATCTAGCCCGCGGCGTCGACATCCTTGTCGCAACGCCGGGTCGCCTCGTCGATCTGATCGAGCAGCATTATGCGATCCTGCTCGGCATCGAGATCCTCGTCCTCGACGAAGCCGATCAGATGATGGACCTGGGCTTCATCCACGCGCTCAAGCGCATCGTCCGCGAGCTTCCGGCCAAGCGCCAGACCCTGTTCTTCTCGGCGACCATGCCCAAGACCATCCGCGATCTGGCGACCCAGTTCATCAAGGATCCGGTCGAAGTGAAGGTCACGCCCGAGGCGACGACTGCCGAGCGCGTCGAGCAGCAAGTCACCTTCGTCACCCAGGCCGAGAAGCAGTCGCTGCTCACGCTGGCGCTGCGCGATCCGAAGATTGATCGCGCGTTGATCTTCACCCGCACCAAGCACGGCGCGGATCGCGTCGTGAAGCTGCTCTCGGGCAATGGCGTCGCCTCCAATGCGATCCACGGCAACAAGAGCCAGCCGCAGCGTGAACGTGCGCTGGGCGAGTTCAAGTCGGGCAAGGTCAAGGTGCTGATCGCGACCGATATCGCCGCGCGCGGCATCGACGTCTCGGGCGTCAGCCACGTCTTCAATTTCGAACTGCCCAACGTGCCGGATCAGTACGTTCACCGCATCGGTCGCACCGCGCGCGCCGGCGCCACCGGCATCGCGATCAGCTATTGCGCCGAGGACGAGCGTCCGTATCTGCGCGATATCGAGAAGCTCACCCGCCAGAAGCTGACCGTCGTCCCGCTGCCGGCCGATTTCGTCAACGAATCGTCGAAGATAAAGTCGACCCGTTCGCCGATGCCGGTCAGCCGCGACGAATCGAACGGCCGCAACGGTCGCGCGATGCAGCATTCGGGCCGCTCGAGCAGCGCCCCGCGCGGCAATGCGCAGCCGCGCCGCGAAGGCAATTCGTTCGGCGATCGCCGCCCGCCCCAGGCCGGCGAGCAGCGCCGCTCGGACGGACCACGCTCGGATGCGCCCCGCGGCGACGCACCCCGCAACTATGCGCGACCGAAGAGCAAGTTCACCGCGCGCCCGGCGCGTCCGGCCGGCACCGGCGGCGGTCGTCCGCGGTAA
- a CDS encoding MFS transporter, whose protein sequence is MEEAKPPRHLLLFVGMIVFVDMAGIGLITPVMPSLVMGLTGATIDRAAEIGGWLFFCYATMQFLFAPVIGGLSDRFGRRPVLLVTLAALGIDYALMAWAPTLGWLVAGRLISGVMGATFAAANSCVADVVPPGERGRAFGMLGGAGAAGFVLGPTLGGLLGHFGDRVPFVAASMLVLAGALFGWFVLQETLPVERRRAFTPARANPIGSLIQMRRAPLVIGCLAAGFLMQLASQAQLSVWAYQGIARFGWSIVTIGLTITLFGILMVAVQGFGSGIAIRRFGPVRTALGSLGFGVISYLMLAFAPSTAVIVAALVVGAIPGVAFPAMQQLMTARVAEDQQGELQGAIASVISLTAILGPPLMTGVFGAFADGEGLYFPGAPFLLSAGIIALGVAVLGITLRRFGGSGEAVSSHRLSAAGTAPDTSRAAG, encoded by the coding sequence ATGGAAGAAGCGAAGCCGCCTCGACATCTGTTGCTGTTCGTCGGCATGATCGTGTTCGTCGATATGGCCGGGATCGGGCTGATCACGCCGGTGATGCCATCGCTGGTGATGGGGCTGACCGGCGCGACGATCGATCGCGCGGCCGAGATCGGCGGGTGGCTGTTCTTTTGCTACGCCACGATGCAATTCCTGTTCGCGCCGGTGATCGGGGGGCTGAGCGACCGGTTCGGCCGGCGCCCGGTGTTGCTAGTCACGCTCGCTGCGCTCGGCATCGATTATGCGTTGATGGCCTGGGCGCCAACGCTGGGCTGGCTGGTCGCCGGACGGCTGATCTCCGGGGTGATGGGCGCGACCTTCGCGGCGGCGAACAGCTGCGTGGCGGATGTGGTGCCGCCGGGCGAGCGCGGCCGGGCGTTCGGCATGCTGGGCGGGGCCGGCGCTGCCGGGTTCGTGCTCGGGCCGACGCTGGGCGGATTGCTGGGCCATTTCGGCGATCGCGTGCCGTTCGTCGCGGCGAGCATGCTTGTGCTGGCCGGCGCCCTGTTCGGCTGGTTCGTGCTGCAGGAAACGCTTCCCGTCGAGCGGCGCCGCGCCTTCACGCCGGCACGCGCCAATCCGATCGGCAGCCTCATCCAGATGCGGCGGGCGCCGCTGGTGATCGGCTGCCTCGCCGCGGGCTTCCTCATGCAGCTCGCGTCGCAGGCGCAGCTTTCGGTGTGGGCCTATCAGGGCATCGCCCGGTTCGGCTGGAGCATCGTCACGATCGGGCTGACGATCACCTTGTTCGGGATCCTGATGGTCGCGGTGCAGGGGTTCGGTTCCGGGATCGCGATCCGGCGCTTCGGCCCGGTGCGCACCGCGTTGGGCAGCCTGGGTTTCGGCGTCATCTCCTATCTCATGCTCGCCTTCGCGCCCTCGACCGCGGTGATCGTCGCTGCGCTGGTGGTGGGGGCGATTCCCGGCGTCGCCTTCCCGGCGATGCAGCAGCTGATGACCGCGCGCGTCGCGGAGGATCAGCAGGGCGAGTTGCAGGGCGCGATCGCGAGCGTGATCAGCCTGACCGCGATCCTGGGCCCCCCGCTGATGACCGGGGTCTTCGGCGCGTTCGCCGACGGGGAGGGGCTGTACTTCCCCGGCGCCCCCTTCCTGCTTTCGGCAGGAATTATCGCGCTCGGGGTCGCGGTCCTGGGGATCACGCTGCGCCGTTTCGGGGGAAGCGGCGAGGCTGTTTCCTCGCACCGTTTGAGCGCCGCCGGAACCGCGCCGGACACGTCGCGTGCCGCCGGCTGA
- a CDS encoding glycoside hydrolase family 15 protein — protein MTATLDLWPIGNCQVSALVDRAGRFVWGCTPRVDGDPAFCSLLDDAPPAGEAAFGFWEIDLDGVVETTQTYLRNTPVLVTRHSDANGNAMEVIDFCPRFKRNGRMYRPVAFARIVRPIAGSPRIRVRLRPARRWGEARAETTRGSNHIRYKVQDSVLRLSTTAAVGWIEDERLFRVERPLYFFLGPDESFSEEIGVSLETMLDHTIDEWRHWVRGLATPYEWQEAVIRSAITLKLCQHEETGAIVAALTTSIPEHAGSGRNWDYRYCWVRDAYYTVQALNRLGALDVLEGYLEYLRNIVDNAASGHIQPLYGVGGEATLIEREAPALSGYRGMGPVRVGNQAYEQVQHDAYGQIILSNAQAFFDHRLLRIGGIEDFNALEPVGERAWEKYDKPDAGLWELRTKSHVHTYSAAMCWAACDRLANAAEVLGLSDRQAFWRDRATTMRKRIEDAAWRPDTDRLSATFAGDDLDASLLQLLDLRFLAPDDPRFRGTLAAVEGGLRRGSHMLRYATEDDFGLPHTAFNVCTFWLIEALHFTGRDADARALFEEMLSRCTPAGLLSEDIDPVTGELWGNYPQTYSLVGMINCAVLLSKPWSSVR, from the coding sequence ATGACCGCGACGCTCGACCTCTGGCCGATCGGCAATTGTCAGGTCTCTGCGCTCGTCGATCGCGCCGGACGCTTCGTCTGGGGCTGCACCCCGCGGGTCGATGGCGATCCGGCCTTCTGCTCGTTGCTCGACGACGCACCGCCCGCCGGCGAAGCCGCGTTCGGCTTCTGGGAAATCGACCTCGATGGCGTCGTCGAGACGACGCAAACCTATCTGCGCAACACGCCGGTGCTGGTCACGCGCCACAGCGACGCCAACGGCAATGCGATGGAAGTCATCGATTTCTGCCCGCGCTTCAAGCGCAACGGCCGCATGTATCGCCCGGTCGCCTTCGCCCGGATCGTCCGCCCGATTGCCGGCAGCCCGCGCATCCGCGTGCGGCTCCGTCCGGCCCGGCGCTGGGGCGAGGCGCGCGCCGAGACCACCCGCGGCTCGAACCATATCCGCTACAAGGTGCAGGACAGCGTATTGCGCCTCTCCACCACCGCCGCAGTCGGCTGGATCGAGGACGAACGCCTGTTCCGCGTCGAACGCCCGCTTTATTTCTTCCTCGGCCCCGACGAGAGCTTTTCCGAAGAAATCGGCGTCTCTCTGGAGACGATGCTCGATCACACGATCGACGAATGGCGCCACTGGGTGCGCGGGCTCGCGACGCCCTATGAATGGCAGGAAGCGGTGATCCGATCGGCAATCACCCTCAAACTGTGCCAGCATGAGGAGACCGGGGCGATCGTCGCCGCGTTGACGACCTCGATCCCCGAACATGCCGGCTCGGGGCGCAACTGGGACTATCGCTACTGCTGGGTGCGCGACGCATATTACACCGTCCAGGCGCTCAATCGCCTCGGCGCGCTCGACGTGCTGGAGGGCTATCTCGAATATCTCCGCAACATCGTCGACAATGCCGCCAGCGGCCATATCCAGCCGCTCTACGGCGTCGGCGGCGAGGCGACCCTGATCGAGCGTGAGGCGCCCGCGCTCAGCGGCTATCGCGGCATGGGCCCGGTGCGCGTCGGCAACCAGGCCTATGAGCAGGTCCAGCACGACGCCTATGGCCAGATCATCCTTTCCAACGCCCAGGCCTTCTTCGACCACCGCCTGCTGCGGATCGGCGGGATCGAGGATTTCAACGCGCTCGAGCCGGTAGGGGAACGAGCGTGGGAGAAATATGACAAGCCCGACGCAGGGCTGTGGGAGCTGCGCACCAAGAGCCATGTCCACACTTACTCGGCGGCGATGTGCTGGGCTGCGTGCGACCGGCTGGCCAATGCCGCGGAAGTGCTGGGACTATCCGACCGCCAGGCCTTCTGGCGCGATCGGGCGACGACGATGCGCAAGCGGATCGAGGATGCGGCGTGGCGCCCCGACACCGATCGGCTGTCCGCCACCTTCGCCGGCGACGATCTCGACGCCAGCCTGCTGCAATTGCTCGACCTGCGCTTCCTGGCCCCCGACGATCCCCGCTTCCGGGGCACGCTCGCCGCGGTCGAGGGTGGGCTACGGCGCGGATCGCACATGCTGCGCTACGCCACCGAGGATGATTTCGGCCTGCCCCACACCGCATTCAACGTCTGCACCTTCTGGCTGATCGAGGCGCTGCACTTCACCGGCCGTGATGCCGATGCCCGCGCCTTGTTCGAGGAAATGCTCTCGCGCTGCACGCCCGCGGGGTTGCTGTCCGAGGATATCGATCCGGTCACCGGCGAATTGTGGGGCAATTATCCGCAGACCTATTCGCTGGTCGGGATGATCAACTGCGCCGTCTTGTTGAGCAAGCCCTGGAGTTCGGTGCGATGA
- a CDS encoding alpha,alpha-trehalose-phosphate synthase (UDP-forming) yields the protein MSRLIVISNRVSAPTAEKPGAQGGLAVALTAALREADGIWFGWSGETGETGEPRFETYDGVTSATIDLPEQDVEEYYDGYANRTLWPLFHYRLGLTEFERDFQGGYERVNRVFGDVIGPHIQPDDLIWVHDYHMIPLGWVLRQRGLTNRIGFFLHIPWPPTRLLTALPEHRRLVEALFAYDVIGFQTDEWLDTFHDYVINQMGGSIGENGQITVGGRTICAIACPIGIDAKEFIAGANSPQAMATYARMVQSSIGRSLIVGVDRLDYSKGLEERFNGYQRYLETRPDAHSNVYLLQIAPPSRATVQSYQDIRAQLDALSGRINGAFADIDWVPLRYVNQGFPRDVLAGVYRASCVGLVTPLRDGMNLVAKEYVAAQNPENPGVLILSRFAGAAAQLSNALLVNPYSPDDIADAIERALTMSREERIARWQPMFENVRDEDVIWWRKRFTERLSRS from the coding sequence ATGAGCCGCCTGATCGTCATCTCCAACCGCGTGTCCGCGCCCACCGCCGAAAAGCCCGGCGCGCAGGGCGGGCTCGCGGTGGCGCTCACCGCCGCGCTGCGCGAAGCCGACGGCATCTGGTTCGGCTGGTCGGGCGAGACGGGCGAGACCGGCGAGCCCCGGTTCGAAACCTATGACGGCGTCACCTCGGCGACGATCGATCTGCCCGAGCAGGACGTCGAGGAATATTATGACGGCTACGCTAATCGCACCCTCTGGCCGCTCTTCCATTACCGGCTGGGGCTGACCGAGTTCGAACGCGATTTCCAAGGCGGCTATGAGCGCGTCAACCGCGTGTTCGGCGACGTCATCGGGCCGCACATCCAGCCCGACGACCTGATCTGGGTGCATGATTATCACATGATCCCGCTCGGCTGGGTGCTGCGCCAGCGCGGGTTGACCAATAGGATCGGCTTCTTCCTCCACATTCCCTGGCCACCGACGCGACTGCTCACCGCCTTGCCCGAGCATCGCCGGCTGGTGGAAGCGCTGTTCGCCTATGACGTGATCGGCTTCCAGACTGACGAGTGGCTCGATACTTTCCACGATTATGTCATCAATCAAATGGGCGGCTCGATTGGCGAGAACGGACAGATCACCGTCGGAGGACGCACGATCTGTGCGATCGCCTGCCCGATCGGCATCGACGCCAAGGAGTTCATCGCGGGCGCGAACAGCCCGCAGGCAATGGCCACCTATGCCCGGATGGTCCAAAGTTCGATCGGCCGCAGCCTGATCGTCGGGGTCGACCGGCTCGATTATTCGAAGGGTCTCGAAGAGCGCTTCAACGGCTACCAACGCTATCTCGAGACCCGGCCCGACGCGCATTCGAACGTCTACCTGCTCCAGATCGCGCCGCCTTCGCGCGCTACGGTGCAAAGCTATCAGGACATCCGCGCCCAGCTCGATGCATTGTCCGGGCGAATCAACGGCGCCTTCGCCGATATCGACTGGGTGCCGCTGCGCTACGTCAACCAGGGCTTCCCGCGCGACGTGCTCGCCGGGGTCTATCGCGCCTCCTGCGTCGGGCTCGTCACGCCGCTCCGCGACGGCATGAACCTGGTTGCCAAGGAATATGTCGCCGCGCAGAATCCGGAGAATCCGGGCGTCCTGATCCTCTCGCGCTTCGCCGGGGCCGCGGCGCAGCTGAGCAATGCCTTGCTGGTCAATCCCTACAGCCCCGACGACATCGCCGACGCGATCGAGCGGGCGCTGACGATGTCGCGCGAGGAGCGGATCGCCCGCTGGCAGCCGATGTTCGAAAATGTCCGTGACGAGGATGTGATCTGGTGGCGCAAGCGCTTTACCGAACGCCTCTCGAGAAGCTGA
- a CDS encoding alpha/beta hydrolase — protein sequence MQKLDGPRLLPATGGAPKSIVVLLHGYGSNGADLISLAPMWQARFPDTLFVSPNAPERCPGAPGGFQWWGLDDHSRTALLAGASGAAPVLDAFLDGLLADNGLDEAQMVLAGFSQGTMMALHAGVRRERQLAGILGYSGMIAGPGIADAEVRSKPPVLLIHGSVDPVLPVASHHHALAELDRLGFEVEGHVSPGLGHSVDMAGIDLGARFLQRVLG from the coding sequence ATGCAGAAGCTGGACGGGCCGCGGCTCCTCCCCGCGACCGGCGGCGCGCCCAAGTCGATCGTCGTGCTGTTGCACGGCTATGGGTCGAACGGCGCCGACCTGATCTCGCTGGCGCCGATGTGGCAGGCGCGCTTTCCCGATACGCTGTTCGTCTCGCCCAACGCGCCCGAGCGCTGCCCCGGCGCGCCGGGCGGCTTTCAATGGTGGGGGCTCGACGATCATAGCCGCACCGCGCTGCTCGCCGGGGCGTCCGGCGCGGCGCCCGTGCTCGACGCCTTTCTCGACGGTCTGCTCGCCGACAATGGCCTGGACGAAGCGCAGATGGTGCTCGCCGGGTTCAGCCAGGGGACGATGATGGCGCTGCACGCGGGCGTGCGGCGCGAAAGGCAGCTGGCGGGGATCCTGGGCTATTCCGGCATGATCGCCGGGCCGGGGATCGCCGACGCCGAGGTGCGCAGCAAGCCGCCGGTGCTGCTGATCCACGGAAGCGTCGATCCGGTGCTGCCGGTCGCATCCCATCATCACGCGCTGGCGGAACTGGATCGGCTGGGGTTCGAGGTCGAGGGGCATGTGTCGCCGGGGCTTGGGCACAGCGTGGACATGGCCGGGATCGACTTGGGCGCGCGGTTTCTGCAGCGGGTGCTGGGCTAG